The following is a genomic window from Hymenobacter chitinivorans DSM 11115.
GGCCACAAACTCCGACGACAAAATCCGCATGTACTTGGCCAGCACCACAAACTCGGGCTGGTAGCCGGCCAGCACGGCCAGCACTTCCTGCTCGTGGGCCTCGCGGGTTTGGCCCTCGTGGCTGACGTGGTGAAACGGCAACCCAAACTGCCGGGTGATGTCGCCTAGCTTGGGGTAGTTGCTGATGACGGCCAGCACCCGGGCGTTGAGCTCCCCGAAGGCGTGGCGCACCAGCAGCTCGCTCAGGCAGTGGTGCTCCTTGGTGGCCATGAGCACAATGTTTTTGGGCCGGTTGTCGGACAGGCGGATGTCGGCCGCGGCGGGCAGGGCCTGGCGCAGCTCCCCCGTCAGGGTCTCGGCCTCGAAGGGCCCGGCAAACTCGGTGCGCATGAAAAACGTGTTGTCGGCCCGCTCCACAAACTCCCCGTTGCGGATAATATTGAGGCCGTGGGCAAACAGCACCCCGGTGATTTTGAACACCAGGCCGGGCTCGTCGGAGCAGCGGATCAGCAGGATGTGGGACGCGGGCAAAGCAGCGGGTACGGACACGGCAGAAAAAGTTAGGCCAAGGCGGAAGCCGTAAATGTACTGGTCGGGACCAGGTTTGCCTTGGGCAGCAGCGGCCCGCCCGCCCAGATACGACTCCTCGGGCAGCTAACGGAGCTTTTCAGTGGGCGGTTGTGGAAGACCAAAACCGGTCCCCGGGCCGCGGGAATTGGCCGCCTGGGCTGAAACTGCTAACTTCAAAGTGGAGTATAGACCGGCACGTGACGAGTCGGCCGGCTTACCCGTACTACCTTAGCTGCCCCGTATGGATGTTTTAAGGCGCAACAATGTCACCGTTTCCGGAGCTGGAACTCAGGCCATGGTGCTGGTGCACGGCTTCGGCTGCGACCAGCACATGTGGCGTCTGGTGGCCCCGGCTTTCGAGGCCCACTACCGCGTGGTGCTGCTCGACCTGGTAGGAGCGGGGCAGTCGGAGCTGGCGGCCTACGAGCCGGCCCACTACAACACGCTGGCGGCCCACGCCGCCGATGTGCTGCAGGTGCTGGCAACTCTGAACCTGCACGACGTGGTATTCGTGGGCCACTCGGTCAGCGCCATGATTGGCGTGCTGGCCGCCATTGCGGAGCCGGCCCGCATTGGTCGGCTGGTGCTGGTGGCACCCTCGCCGCGCTACCTCAACGACGCGGGCTACACCGGCGGCTTCGAGCCGGCCGACATCGACGAGCTGCTGCAGGCCATGGACAGCAACTACCTGGGCTGGTCGGGAGCCATTACGCCCGTTATTATGGGCCACCCCGAGCGGCCCGAGCTCAGCGCCGAGCTCAACAACAGCTTCTGCCGTACCGACCCCACCATTGCCCGCCACTTCGCCCGGGTCACGTTTCTGGCCGACAACCGGGCTGACCTGCCCCTGGTCAGCACCCCGGCCCTGATTCTGCAGTGCGCCCACGATGCGCTGGCGCCCCTGGCCGTGGGCTACTACCTGCAGCAGCATCTGCCCGCTGCCGAGCTGGTCATCCTCGACACCTCGGGCCACTGCCCCCACCTGAGTGCGCCCCAGGCTACTGTGGCCGCCATGTTTCACTTTCTGGGCCTTGCTGCCCCGCCGCCCGATGAGCGCCGCTGAGGAAGAAGAGCTGCCGGCCCTCGACCTGCGGCTCACGGCCGAAAACCTGGAAGACTTGTACGAACAGGCGCCCTGCGGCTACTGCTCCT
Proteins encoded in this region:
- the purU gene encoding formyltetrahydrofolate deformylase; its protein translation is MSVPAALPASHILLIRCSDEPGLVFKITGVLFAHGLNIIRNGEFVERADNTFFMRTEFAGPFEAETLTGELRQALPAAADIRLSDNRPKNIVLMATKEHHCLSELLVRHAFGELNARVLAVISNYPKLGDITRQFGLPFHHVSHEGQTREAHEQEVLAVLAGYQPEFVVLAKYMRILSSEFVAHYANRLINIHHSFLPAFVGASPYAQAYARGVKIIGATAHFVNEQLDQGPIIAQSVIPIDHTQSASEMAQAGRDVEKIVLARSLQLVFAEQVFVHHNKTIIFD
- a CDS encoding alpha/beta fold hydrolase — encoded protein: MDVLRRNNVTVSGAGTQAMVLVHGFGCDQHMWRLVAPAFEAHYRVVLLDLVGAGQSELAAYEPAHYNTLAAHAADVLQVLATLNLHDVVFVGHSVSAMIGVLAAIAEPARIGRLVLVAPSPRYLNDAGYTGGFEPADIDELLQAMDSNYLGWSGAITPVIMGHPERPELSAELNNSFCRTDPTIARHFARVTFLADNRADLPLVSTPALILQCAHDALAPLAVGYYLQQHLPAAELVILDTSGHCPHLSAPQATVAAMFHFLGLAAPPPDERR